The sequence GAGGGAAAATGAATTCCAAGAACTGTAGTGCTTGCTTGGGAAAGCTTGACCGCAACTCACTAGCTGCTGGGTTCAGATTATTGGATGCAGACTTTTTCAGTGATGCTAAGGTACCTTGGCGAATTAAAGACTCGCCACTATTTATTTTGAGGAGCTATTAACTGAGATAGTCGCCATTGATATATGTACTCCCTGCAGATGCTAGAGATCGAAAAGGGTGCCAGAGACTTTAATATTCCAATTATTAGATCGAATCGAAAATTAGTTGCTTCAGCTAATGGGGGATTGGAAAATCCATCTTATTTGGTTTTCAGTTCAGGATGGCATCACAATCAGGCACTACTTACCTCTGAACGATTCGATTATCCTTCTCTATCTGGTGTGAAGCGACCAAAGAATGATGATGATATTGCTTTTATGAGTGTAAGTTTAATCAGTTGAGGGTATCAGCATAAAAAGATTGTAGTTTTTTCCTCTTCTGGCTATTTCAAATGTGATATTTGTTGGGTCAGATTCTTGAATTGGGGCAACTCATCAAGTCTAAACAGATCACATCCGAAGAACTAGCTGCAATCTTTTTGGGTAGATTGAAGAGGTATTGCCGATTCTAGAGCAGTGTGTGCCTGGGCTATGATATTTAGTTCGATTATCTGTTTGAGTTAACCATCTGTATTGCCGCAGGTATGGTCCTGTGCTTGAGGCTGTAGTGACTATTACTGAAGAATTAGCACTCAAGCAAGCAAAACAAGCTGATAAATTGCTTGCACAAGGCATATATTTAGGTTAACccttgtttagtttttttttttaaagtttttgtttctttttctcTAGTTCGTTCACACCAAATTCAAAATGCAattgcatgtctttaaactttTGTTAAACCCTTGTTGCACCCCTGAATTGTAAACAGGGGAAAAAAGGGAGCATAAAGAAGAAAATTAAGCTTTCACGTTTCTCTCTTCCCAAAagacaataaattaattttatattgtgGATTGATAGGCAATTATTGATGATTCGTTCATGTTTTGGACTAAAATCTCAACCTTCATGATATCAATGTTTATGACTGTGTTTCTTAATGGTTGAAGGTGCCTTAATATGTGTaatattcaaatatatttttctagAGTTGTTGTGGCAAACTGTGGCTGTGACTTGTATATAGGTCCACTCCATGGGATTCCATACGGGTTGAAGGATATAATTGCAGTACCCCATTACAAGACGACATGGGGttctaaatcttttaaaaatcaAGTTCTTGACATTGAAGCTTGGGTTTATAAAAGGTATGTGAGTATAGCCGACGATATATAAGGTAAGGCAGTCATTCTGACGTATGTGGGTGATGAGTGCAGGCTAAAATCTGCTGGCGCTGTTCTTCTTGCAAAGCTTGTGACTGGATCACTAGCATATGATGATATCTGGTTTGGGGGTAGAACAAGAAACCCTTGGAATATAGAGGAGTATACCACTGGTTCATCTGCTGGACCTGCTGCCTGCACCTCAGCTGGTATGTCTTGGCTGGAAATCTGTGTTTTGTGTGCTTTTTTGGCCATGGTAGAATTATTCATGCAtgcttgtgtgtgtgtgtgtcgaCACAAATAAATGTACATGTAAAGTTATCCATTTGAGAGCGTGAAAGAAAGAAACACTACtgttttgcgcaggtttggttcCCTTTGCCATTGGTTCAGAAACTGCTGGATCCAtttcttaccctgctgctcgtTGTGGTGTGACAGCATTGCGCCCAACTTTCGGAACT comes from Henckelia pumila isolate YLH828 chromosome 4, ASM3356847v2, whole genome shotgun sequence and encodes:
- the LOC140863379 gene encoding uncharacterized protein isoform X3 yields the protein MNSKNCSACLGKLDRNSLAAGFRLLDADFFSDAKMLEIEKGARDFNIPIIRSNRKLVASANGGLENPSYLVFSSGWHHNQALLTSERFDYPSLSGVKRPKNDDDIAFMSILELGQLIKSKQITSEELAAIFLGRLKRYGPVLEAVVTITEELALKQAKQADKLLAQGIYLGPLHGIPYGLKDIIAVPHYKTTWGSKSFKNQVLDIEAWVYKRLKSAGAVLLAKLVTGSLAYDDIWFGGRTRNPWNIEEYTTGSSAGPAACTSAGLVPFAIGSETAGSISYPAARCGVTALRPTFGTVGRTGVMSISESLDKLGPFCRDAADCVIVLDTIRGKDPDDLSSRDIPLADPFLVDITKLTVGYLDDAEMDVVQKLQSKGVKMVPFKLNYTVDSAQGILNFTMDVDMLSHFDEWQRSGEDDDYEAQDQWPLELRRARVVPAVDYVQAQRARGKLIREVRDSFKVDAFIGNATDWERVCVGNLVGMPVIVVPTGFKEIPNAPSNKTRRRTTITTGIFAPPEHDHIALALAMAYQSITDHHRQRPPIDDLGPDDSIPNPPTVPVPPRHLGLKDSP